One genomic window of Corynebacterium pseudotuberculosis includes the following:
- a CDS encoding MarR family winged helix-turn-helix transcriptional regulator: MTSQTPYELAEKIRPALTQLYVLYFRVAEQSDLTQPQLTIMTRLANTGPARISHIAQAEGIRMPTASNALHHLEKRGIVERIRDESDRRGVKVQLTDFGQAELLRVGEERTQYLADMLATLPPEEYAQMDKVADVINKLSTTYTSSMLENEKD; encoded by the coding sequence ATGACGTCACAGACTCCTTACGAACTTGCAGAAAAGATCCGTCCGGCTCTTACCCAGCTTTATGTGCTGTACTTCCGAGTCGCAGAGCAGTCTGATCTGACGCAACCTCAGCTCACCATCATGACGCGCCTGGCAAACACCGGACCAGCACGCATTAGCCATATCGCCCAAGCGGAAGGCATCCGTATGCCTACCGCATCCAATGCGCTTCATCACCTGGAAAAACGTGGGATCGTCGAGCGTATTCGGGATGAGTCTGACCGTCGTGGCGTCAAAGTGCAGCTCACAGATTTTGGGCAAGCTGAACTTTTACGAGTGGGAGAAGAACGCACTCAATACCTTGCAGACATGCTGGCTACTTTGCCGCCCGAGGAATACGCCCAGATGGACAAGGTTGCGGACGTCATTAATAAGCTCTCCACAACATATACGTCATCCATGTTAGAAAATGAGAAGGATTAA
- a CDS encoding universal stress protein: MAKKSDSSKKSSPTGFAHNPVRVLVAWTPNSTGSAALDCAAWFSRTTNVEVRCVTTFLRPWPSRTGNKLGTKYKKWFKKEAAACEEAVKRDLIRADIAQEHWSSTVSVFRDGTNEAALLSDVAADFRADIVILGSDAAAPKGRFLAGSTADALLHSSPNPLALTPRKPSLSKRGVTRVNFAYTGDDTDNQALVRAAVLAAAWNVPLRVLALSPSGFGIPPIPDSVELPRDIALEWRENTLAVLDRARDTVHKEQPEVNVETHIGSGAGWQGAIDAVKWKKGDLLCFGSTPLGAFERVFIGSQATEILPYVSVPVLMIPATSKSSK, translated from the coding sequence ATGGCAAAGAAGTCAGATAGTTCTAAGAAGTCCTCCCCCACGGGCTTCGCGCACAACCCAGTCCGTGTCCTCGTCGCATGGACTCCTAATTCCACGGGTTCAGCGGCCCTTGACTGTGCCGCTTGGTTCTCCCGGACTACCAATGTGGAAGTCCGCTGCGTGACCACTTTCCTCCGTCCTTGGCCTTCCCGCACAGGTAATAAACTAGGGACAAAATACAAAAAGTGGTTCAAAAAGGAAGCCGCTGCCTGCGAAGAAGCCGTAAAGCGCGACCTTATCCGGGCAGATATTGCTCAAGAACATTGGAGCTCAACCGTCTCGGTCTTCCGTGACGGCACCAACGAGGCGGCACTGCTTTCCGACGTTGCCGCAGATTTCCGCGCAGACATAGTCATCCTGGGGTCTGATGCAGCAGCCCCCAAAGGGCGTTTCCTTGCCGGATCAACCGCCGATGCTTTGCTGCATTCTTCCCCTAACCCGCTAGCGCTTACGCCACGTAAACCAAGTCTTTCTAAGAGGGGTGTCACCAGGGTCAACTTCGCTTACACCGGAGATGACACCGATAACCAAGCGCTCGTTCGTGCCGCGGTTCTTGCCGCTGCATGGAACGTACCACTGCGCGTTCTTGCGCTCTCTCCTAGCGGTTTTGGTATCCCTCCGATCCCAGATTCAGTGGAGTTGCCTCGCGATATCGCTCTTGAATGGCGAGAAAACACTCTTGCAGTGCTCGATCGCGCCAGAGATACCGTGCACAAGGAACAGCCGGAGGTCAACGTGGAAACACACATCGGGTCCGGGGCCGGATGGCAGGGGGCCATAGACGCGGTGAAGTGGAAAAAAGGCGATCTTCTGTGCTTTGGCTCTACCCCTCTCGGGGCTTTTGAGCGAGTTTTTATCGGGTCTCAAGCAACAGAGATTCTCCCCTACGTTAGCGTGCCGGTTTTAATGATTCCGGCGACGAGCAAATCCTCAAAGTAG
- a CDS encoding SDR family oxidoreductase: MSRCAVVTGASQGVGLSITQLLLEHGWTVYAHYRTTPAPVDHPNVHWWQADFSQNLPTEAISRLTQIGPIDALIHCAGVASLGKVSTVERRDWELHMSVNLHAPVELTAALLPQIRSASGHVVYINSGAGMRTNPHWGAYSASKFAARAWCDALRHEEPMICVTSVFPGRIDTGMQRGIVKQEGGVYNGSAFIAPASVAKVVLTSLETTADAHIPEIIIRPR; encoded by the coding sequence ATGAGTCGCTGCGCAGTAGTTACAGGAGCTAGTCAAGGCGTGGGTTTAAGCATTACCCAGTTACTCCTCGAACATGGCTGGACCGTCTACGCTCATTATCGAACCACCCCCGCCCCCGTCGATCATCCCAATGTTCACTGGTGGCAGGCAGATTTTTCCCAAAATCTCCCCACAGAAGCGATCTCTAGGCTAACTCAGATCGGCCCTATTGATGCCCTTATCCACTGCGCCGGCGTCGCTTCCCTAGGAAAAGTCTCTACCGTTGAGCGCCGCGACTGGGAACTGCACATGTCCGTCAATCTCCACGCTCCGGTAGAACTCACCGCCGCACTGTTGCCGCAAATACGATCAGCTTCTGGTCATGTTGTTTACATAAACTCAGGAGCTGGAATGCGAACAAACCCACATTGGGGGGCATATTCCGCTAGCAAATTCGCAGCACGAGCTTGGTGTGATGCACTTCGCCATGAAGAGCCTATGATTTGTGTTACATCCGTGTTTCCGGGGAGGATCGACACAGGAATGCAACGAGGCATCGTCAAGCAAGAAGGCGGCGTTTATAACGGGTCTGCGTTTATCGCCCCTGCCTCCGTGGCAAAAGTAGTGCTCACCTCTCTAGAAACAACCGCGGATGCCCACATACCCGAGATCATTATCCGGCCGCGTTAA
- the trhO gene encoding oxygen-dependent tRNA uridine(34) hydroxylase TrhO, producing the protein MSQSKILLYYKFTPIADPKALMLWQRDMCELLGLKGRILISEHGINGTVGGDMEACKRYIRKFREYPGFRGTEFKWSDGGAEDFPKLSVKVRDEIVAFGAPGELKVDKRGVIGGGVHLKPEEVNKLVEERGDDVVFFDGRNSMEAQIGKFKNAVVPDVNTTHDFIRELESGKYDWMKDKPVVSYCTGGIRCEILSSLMKNRGFKEVYQIDGGIVRYGEKYGNDGLWEGSLYVFDKRMHMEFGNGVQDPGFIQLGHCVQCGKATNKFEHCINEDECRDLVLMCPECYENPATRNCGRDHCVEVAQEAALA; encoded by the coding sequence GTGTCCCAAAGCAAAATCCTTCTATATTACAAGTTCACTCCCATCGCAGACCCCAAGGCATTGATGCTATGGCAGCGCGACATGTGTGAGCTGCTTGGTCTTAAAGGCCGCATCCTTATTTCTGAGCATGGAATCAATGGAACCGTTGGCGGCGATATGGAAGCCTGCAAGCGTTATATCCGGAAATTCCGTGAATACCCCGGTTTCCGCGGAACAGAATTCAAGTGGTCTGATGGAGGAGCAGAAGACTTTCCCAAGCTCAGCGTGAAAGTTCGCGATGAGATTGTGGCCTTTGGTGCGCCCGGCGAACTCAAAGTGGACAAACGCGGTGTGATCGGCGGTGGCGTTCACTTGAAGCCGGAGGAAGTTAATAAGCTCGTTGAAGAGCGTGGCGACGACGTCGTTTTCTTCGATGGTCGTAATTCGATGGAAGCGCAGATCGGTAAGTTTAAAAATGCCGTAGTGCCAGACGTAAATACCACGCACGATTTTATTCGTGAGCTAGAAAGCGGCAAGTACGATTGGATGAAGGATAAGCCGGTCGTCTCCTACTGCACTGGTGGTATCCGCTGTGAGATCCTTTCCTCGCTCATGAAGAATCGCGGATTCAAAGAGGTGTACCAGATCGATGGTGGCATCGTGCGTTATGGCGAAAAATATGGCAACGACGGCCTGTGGGAAGGCTCCCTGTATGTCTTTGACAAGCGCATGCATATGGAGTTTGGCAATGGCGTGCAAGATCCGGGATTTATCCAGCTAGGACACTGCGTACAGTGCGGCAAAGCCACCAATAAGTTTGAGCATTGCATTAATGAGGATGAATGCCGCGATCTCGTGCTGATGTGCCCGGAATGCTATGAGAACCCTGCTACCAGAAACTGTGGTCGGGATCACTGCGTGGAGGTTGCACAGGAAGCAGCGCTAGCTTAA
- a CDS encoding DedA family protein, with protein sequence MTDFLHMLHDTQGLLASVGLIGLTLIIFAETGILLGFFLPGDSLLFAAGMLANGDKPLAPLWVVCLTVGIAAFVGNEVGYFVGKKVGPAVMNSWAGRKIGIERLHSAEEFFIRRGAAAVFLGRFIPIVRTLVPVLAGMNKMNYKKFSLINLAGAIVWGMGVPVLGYLLGGIPFVRNNIEVLLLTVIFVSVIPVLIEFLRGRKNQVKTIASAKPAEYPQV encoded by the coding sequence GTGACCGATTTCCTCCATATGCTCCACGATACGCAGGGGCTTCTTGCTAGCGTTGGGCTCATCGGCTTAACACTGATCATCTTCGCCGAAACCGGCATCTTGCTGGGATTTTTTCTTCCCGGCGATTCACTCTTATTCGCGGCTGGGATGCTGGCCAATGGCGATAAGCCTCTCGCACCCTTGTGGGTCGTGTGCCTCACCGTAGGTATCGCCGCATTCGTAGGAAACGAAGTCGGCTACTTTGTAGGAAAAAAGGTCGGACCGGCGGTTATGAACAGTTGGGCCGGACGAAAGATTGGAATAGAGAGGCTACACTCCGCTGAAGAATTCTTTATACGCCGTGGAGCCGCTGCAGTATTCCTGGGCCGGTTCATACCGATAGTGCGAACGCTTGTCCCAGTACTAGCAGGCATGAACAAGATGAACTACAAAAAGTTCTCCTTGATCAACCTAGCCGGCGCCATAGTATGGGGTATGGGGGTTCCGGTTCTTGGCTATTTGCTCGGCGGCATTCCTTTTGTTCGCAACAATATTGAGGTTCTTCTCTTAACCGTGATTTTTGTTTCCGTTATCCCGGTACTCATTGAGTTCCTGCGCGGACGCAAAAATCAGGTAAAAACCATCGCCTCAGCTAAACCGGCAGAGTACCCACAGGTATAG